The Prevotella melaninogenica ATCC 25845 genome includes a window with the following:
- a CDS encoding DUF4876 domain-containing protein, with the protein MKAIKYLFSILTVALVFSSCVDYSDASEAVTAKVQLQLPDELNGHMTLEGHTVSLQLNGVTYSTQTDAAGVATFSNIVPDVYNISASWDITSSEYNRITGSSQVINGATVSGSLNSQLINGSEPLLLTTTLSVKRDIVISKIYAAGSKDNNNKRYVAGQYIELYNQSNDSVDVAGLYIGLLETDVPQAYTLENLKTNYADSVVLVKQVFRIPTDKSYKVAPGGTVLLVNSAIDHSLNSPLEHSLLNANFEAKDVKGKILNNPEVPALQNVFNIYSGISYMNILTTGQGVVIFRSSADISQLKLTYKFGKTSGTQYGLLPKRYIIDGVDFLRHKATGTDVGEKRLYNDIDAGYISINATAGLSGEVVYRKTASTAAGGHNILMDTNNSTNDFQVSTSVTP; encoded by the coding sequence ATGAAAGCAATAAAGTATTTATTTTCAATCCTCACAGTAGCGCTTGTTTTTAGTTCTTGTGTAGATTATTCAGATGCTTCAGAGGCTGTAACAGCTAAGGTACAACTTCAACTTCCCGATGAGTTGAATGGTCATATGACATTAGAAGGGCATACCGTTTCCCTCCAATTGAATGGTGTTACCTATTCTACACAGACTGATGCTGCGGGCGTAGCAACCTTCTCTAATATTGTTCCTGATGTCTATAATATCTCTGCTTCATGGGATATAACGTCGTCAGAGTATAATAGAATTACAGGAAGTAGTCAGGTAATTAATGGTGCAACAGTATCAGGTAGTTTGAATTCACAACTTATCAATGGTTCAGAACCTTTACTCCTCACGACCACTCTCTCTGTAAAACGAGATATAGTCATCAGTAAGATATATGCTGCTGGCTCTAAAGACAATAATAATAAGCGCTATGTAGCAGGTCAGTATATTGAACTTTACAATCAATCTAACGATTCTGTAGATGTTGCTGGACTTTATATTGGACTGCTTGAGACGGATGTCCCACAGGCTTATACCCTCGAAAACCTCAAGACAAACTATGCTGATTCAGTCGTATTGGTTAAGCAAGTGTTCCGTATACCAACTGATAAGAGTTATAAGGTAGCTCCAGGTGGAACTGTTCTCTTGGTGAATAGTGCTATTGATCATAGTCTTAACAGTCCGTTAGAGCATAGTCTCTTGAACGCAAACTTTGAAGCAAAGGATGTGAAAGGTAAGATTTTAAACAATCCAGAGGTACCTGCTTTGCAGAATGTCTTTAATATCTATTCGGGTATTTCATACATGAATATCCTCACAACAGGGCAAGGTGTGGTTATATTCCGCTCTTCTGCAGACATCAGTCAACTGAAACTTACTTATAAGTTTGGCAAGACAAGCGGTACACAGTATGGACTTCTACCAAAGCGTTATATTATTGATGGTGTTGATTTCCTTCGTCATAAGGCAACGGGTACAGATGTTGGTGAGAAGCGTCTTTACAATGACATTGATGCTGGTTATATAAGTATTAATGCCACAGCAGGTCTGTCGGGTGAGGTTGTCTATCGTAAGACAGCTTCTACAGCAGCAGGCGGACATAACATTCTCATGGATACAAACAATAGTACTAATGATTTTCAGGTGTCAACATCGGTAACTCCATAA
- a CDS encoding TonB-dependent receptor, producing MKVIKLIALLFLLSIGQILRAQGTSKAAESHIVNIVVTDKNTKESVIMANCSLDPLGSFNVTDIDGKAVFQKVPTGTFTLKVSYVGYETYTTTFKVEKDLTVNVQLVPTSLALKEVVVTAKQNASGASTSSIIGRQAIDHLQASSLADIMQLIPGKEMGNVDMTQKSNLQLRTLRNNNTSAFGSSIVVDGVPISNNGLLTQGQFSSTAFTGTDLRQIAADNIDNVEVIRGIPSAEYGDLTSGLVVVHSKVGVTPWQIKAKVNPAMTNASLTKGFSLNKAGIMNVNLDYAKAWGDPRQKTRSYNRYTFNLGYSYDLSKRWHTETKLRLLSAQDWSGNDPDAIQDGTETKNKTVTVGLTHNGRISVDKLFMRSLNYTLGLSYGETDNVQTAFVPVSTGLLPILTSKETGYFSVPWKTQSYKATGRTESRPGNLFAKINDTFYFKAGKTRQNFKVGVEYRYDWNSGKGYYNDNDLLPLQPNSNGRPRAFNDVPGLHQIAAYAEDNFLWNINKINRLRANLGLRFTAMQPFSNVATTSLSPRLNLSLSVTPWLDIRGGIGMNSKTPGLAYLYPDTKYDDRVAANYFPQSDPSAQLLVYHTQAYKVDYSKNLKNATTTKVELGVDFKLKGGRRLSILAYRDRTPNGFESLGEFFVYPYSIFTQAQGLNITPGQATTIDYTNPYRTFNGYMTTGAVGNTNTSINKGLEFDFELGEIRPLHTSFFFSGAYSETKTYSTGRNTEAVKAALLSSSYSSYSVTPFRVVYPSGQDYEKYRRFLNTLRVVTNIPALKMVASFTAQAIWYDWHTSFKANKNPIGYFGADLIEHPITADMMSGFLGMDGQYYASRPTGVDVVAINDLTLRVSDNKPSKSPIEWNLQGRLTKQLSNFGGLSLYVNNMIYYEPYLTGNNSLTLSQRNTGKFSFGVELYVNL from the coding sequence ATGAAAGTAATAAAGCTCATAGCTCTATTGTTTTTGTTGTCGATAGGGCAAATTTTAAGAGCTCAAGGAACATCAAAAGCAGCAGAAAGTCATATTGTTAACATTGTTGTTACCGATAAGAATACGAAAGAAAGTGTGATTATGGCTAACTGTTCGCTTGATCCATTAGGTTCTTTTAATGTAACGGATATAGACGGAAAAGCAGTATTCCAAAAGGTTCCAACAGGCACGTTTACGCTGAAAGTTAGTTATGTGGGTTATGAAACCTATACAACAACGTTCAAAGTAGAGAAAGATTTAACCGTTAATGTTCAGCTTGTTCCAACCTCTTTGGCATTAAAGGAGGTTGTTGTGACGGCAAAGCAGAATGCATCGGGCGCTTCCACGTCTTCTATTATTGGACGTCAGGCAATCGATCACTTACAGGCTTCGTCATTAGCTGATATCATGCAGCTCATTCCAGGTAAAGAGATGGGCAATGTAGACATGACTCAGAAGTCTAATCTACAGCTCCGTACGCTCCGTAATAATAATACAAGTGCTTTTGGTTCAAGCATTGTTGTTGATGGTGTTCCTATCTCTAATAATGGATTGTTGACACAAGGACAATTCTCATCTACGGCTTTTACTGGTACAGATTTGCGTCAGATAGCTGCCGATAACATTGATAATGTAGAAGTAATACGTGGTATTCCTTCTGCTGAGTATGGCGATTTGACAAGTGGTCTTGTGGTTGTTCATTCCAAGGTGGGTGTAACTCCATGGCAAATAAAGGCGAAGGTAAATCCTGCTATGACAAATGCTTCGTTGACAAAGGGATTCTCTTTGAACAAAGCAGGTATAATGAATGTAAACTTAGATTACGCTAAGGCTTGGGGCGACCCACGTCAAAAGACACGCAGTTATAATCGTTATACTTTTAATCTTGGTTATAGTTATGACCTCAGTAAGCGTTGGCACACAGAGACAAAGCTACGCTTGTTATCTGCACAAGACTGGTCGGGTAATGATCCTGATGCTATTCAAGATGGTACGGAAACCAAGAATAAGACCGTAACGGTTGGTCTGACGCATAATGGTCGTATCTCTGTTGATAAGCTTTTTATGCGTTCGCTCAATTATACGTTAGGTCTTAGCTACGGAGAGACAGACAATGTACAAACTGCATTTGTACCTGTTAGCACTGGTTTGCTTCCTATCTTGACATCTAAAGAGACTGGCTATTTCAGCGTACCTTGGAAGACACAGTCTTATAAGGCTACTGGAAGAACAGAGAGCAGACCTGGTAATCTGTTTGCAAAGATTAATGATACCTTCTATTTCAAAGCCGGTAAGACGCGTCAGAACTTTAAAGTTGGTGTGGAATACCGCTATGATTGGAATAGTGGAAAGGGCTATTATAACGATAATGATTTGTTACCACTACAACCAAATAGCAATGGTCGTCCACGTGCTTTCAATGATGTGCCAGGCTTACATCAGATAGCTGCATACGCAGAGGATAACTTCTTGTGGAATATTAATAAGATTAACAGACTGCGTGCGAACCTTGGACTTCGCTTTACAGCCATGCAACCTTTCAGTAATGTTGCTACAACATCGCTTTCTCCACGTCTTAATCTTTCATTAAGCGTTACCCCTTGGCTTGATATTCGTGGTGGAATTGGTATGAATTCTAAGACTCCAGGCTTGGCTTATCTCTATCCTGATACGAAGTATGATGACCGTGTGGCTGCTAACTATTTCCCACAGTCTGATCCATCAGCACAGTTGCTTGTCTATCATACGCAGGCTTACAAGGTAGATTACTCTAAGAACTTGAAGAATGCAACAACTACTAAGGTTGAGTTGGGCGTAGACTTTAAACTGAAAGGTGGTCGTCGTCTGAGTATTCTTGCCTATCGTGACCGTACACCGAATGGTTTTGAATCCTTAGGTGAGTTCTTTGTCTATCCTTATAGTATCTTTACGCAGGCGCAAGGACTGAATATAACACCGGGACAGGCTACAACAATTGATTATACAAACCCTTATCGTACCTTTAATGGCTATATGACAACGGGTGCAGTTGGTAATACAAACACCTCTATTAATAAAGGTTTAGAGTTTGATTTTGAACTTGGAGAGATTCGTCCTTTGCACACATCTTTCTTCTTTAGTGGTGCTTATTCTGAGACAAAGACCTATTCAACAGGTCGCAATACAGAAGCAGTAAAGGCAGCATTATTGTCATCGTCTTATTCAAGTTATAGTGTTACACCATTTAGAGTAGTCTATCCTTCAGGACAAGATTACGAAAAGTATCGTCGTTTCCTCAATACATTGCGTGTCGTAACGAATATTCCAGCACTCAAGATGGTGGCTTCGTTCACAGCTCAGGCAATTTGGTATGACTGGCATACATCCTTTAAAGCAAATAAGAATCCTATAGGTTACTTTGGTGCAGACCTTATTGAGCATCCTATAACAGCGGACATGATGTCAGGTTTCTTGGGTATGGATGGCCAGTATTATGCGTCACGTCCAACAGGAGTTGATGTTGTTGCTATTAATGACCTTACTCTTCGTGTTAGCGATAATAAGCCTTCAAAGTCGCCAATAGAATGGAATTTGCAAGGAAGACTTACTAAACAGCTTAGTAACTTTGGTGGTCTTTCTCTTTATGTGAACAATATGATTTATTATGAGCCATACCTAACAGGCAACAACTCACTAACGTTAAGCCAGCGCAACACGGGTAAGTTTAGTTTTGGTGTAGAGCTTTATGTTAATTTGTAA
- a CDS encoding zinc-dependent metalloprotease codes for MSINRKATACLLALMLGSGVGVAGNRFVYRAVKDTITQRIDTTKQNVQKGKAPEKEKEKPSAYEQLVKKKGSVQQGLFTVRHIDDQWYFEVPDSVIGRYLLAVTRFTAVPQNFGKFAGEAVNQQTVYFEQRDDKTMLLRAYVLSQEADPKSSISRTLKASTADPIVASFKVIGRNKDTKAQLIDVTPLFVKDNAVLSVSSDNSKQLKLGGLMSDRTFIDTMKVYPINVEIATTRTYSSAPSAVPASYTGAMTIGLNTSVVLLPKVPMRKRVWDNRIGYFTNRYTIFSDDQTKTDREQFISRFRLEPKDKKAYAKGRLSEPIKPIVFYIDPATPKKWVPYLIKGIEDWNVAFEAAGFKNAIQAKEWPNDPTMSVDDARFNVLRYLPAEIENAYGPRIVDPRSGEIIESHICWYHNVMNLLTKWYFTQCAPLDKRAQTAHMDDKLMGELIRFVSSHEVGHTLGLRHNMGASHATPVEKLRDKKWVEEHGHTASIMDYARFNYVAQPEDGISERGLFPRVNDYDKWAIRWGYQYRPEFKDEMDEKEKLMTETTAILAKNPRLWFGGEGKNEDPRAQTEDLGDDNVKASDYGIKNLKRIVAKLPEWTRQPNDQYEDRMEMWRSVVGQYGRYTNHVLKNIGGRYINNMPGQKPYEVAPAKKGRDAVDYIGRQVFEAPLWLYPSSMTDIAGTDLVDEISTYQDRILKVMMNGTIMDKIYKDQREAGAYQFKDYLNDLFHSVWKPLTGLNDMQVRTRRLLERNYVDQLNSLLNPVQKDKPTVADRASNSDIMLYLMQHLDTVEQFCKAQAAQSEGINLLHYNDLLRQIKLIRERRVTVK; via the coding sequence ATGTCAATCAACAGAAAAGCAACAGCCTGTCTGCTTGCGCTTATGCTCGGAAGTGGAGTAGGTGTAGCAGGTAACAGGTTTGTCTATCGTGCTGTAAAAGATACGATTACACAGCGCATAGACACTACAAAACAGAATGTTCAGAAAGGTAAAGCACCTGAGAAAGAGAAAGAAAAGCCTTCTGCTTATGAACAACTTGTAAAGAAAAAAGGAAGTGTACAGCAGGGACTCTTCACTGTAAGACATATTGACGACCAATGGTACTTTGAAGTCCCAGACTCAGTTATCGGTCGTTATTTGCTTGCTGTGACTCGTTTTACAGCCGTTCCACAGAACTTTGGTAAGTTTGCTGGAGAGGCAGTAAACCAACAAACTGTTTATTTTGAGCAACGTGATGACAAGACAATGTTGCTTCGTGCCTACGTTCTTTCGCAGGAAGCTGATCCAAAGAGTAGTATTTCGCGTACGTTGAAAGCTTCAACAGCTGATCCTATCGTAGCTTCGTTCAAGGTGATTGGACGTAACAAGGATACTAAGGCACAGCTGATTGATGTCACACCATTGTTTGTTAAAGACAATGCAGTGCTGAGTGTATCGTCAGATAACTCTAAGCAATTGAAGTTAGGTGGACTGATGTCTGACCGTACTTTCATAGATACGATGAAGGTTTATCCAATTAATGTGGAGATTGCTACGACACGTACTTATTCAAGTGCACCTTCTGCGGTACCAGCTTCTTATACAGGTGCGATGACAATCGGACTGAACACCAGTGTTGTTCTTCTTCCAAAGGTACCTATGCGTAAGCGAGTATGGGACAATCGTATAGGTTATTTTACGAATAGATATACTATCTTCAGCGACGATCAGACAAAGACAGACCGTGAGCAGTTTATCTCTCGATTCCGTTTAGAGCCTAAAGATAAGAAGGCATATGCAAAGGGTAGGCTTTCAGAGCCTATCAAACCTATTGTATTCTATATTGATCCTGCCACACCAAAGAAGTGGGTTCCATACTTGATAAAGGGTATCGAGGATTGGAATGTTGCTTTTGAGGCTGCTGGCTTTAAGAATGCTATACAGGCAAAAGAGTGGCCTAATGACCCAACGATGAGTGTTGATGATGCTCGTTTCAATGTTCTTCGTTATCTACCAGCTGAGATTGAAAACGCATATGGTCCTCGTATCGTTGATCCACGTAGTGGAGAGATTATCGAAAGTCATATTTGTTGGTATCATAATGTGATGAACCTCTTGACAAAGTGGTACTTCACTCAGTGTGCTCCATTAGATAAGCGTGCACAGACAGCACACATGGACGACAAACTTATGGGTGAATTGATTCGCTTTGTATCAAGTCATGAGGTGGGACATACACTCGGATTGCGTCATAATATGGGTGCAAGCCATGCTACTCCAGTAGAGAAACTACGCGATAAGAAGTGGGTAGAGGAACATGGTCACACTGCCAGCATTATGGACTACGCTCGTTTCAATTACGTTGCACAGCCTGAAGATGGCATTTCTGAGCGCGGACTCTTCCCACGTGTGAACGATTACGACAAGTGGGCAATCCGTTGGGGCTATCAGTATCGTCCAGAGTTCAAAGATGAGATGGATGAGAAGGAGAAGTTGATGACTGAGACAACAGCCATTCTTGCTAAGAATCCGCGTCTTTGGTTTGGTGGTGAGGGTAAGAATGAAGACCCACGTGCACAGACAGAAGACCTTGGAGATGACAATGTGAAGGCGAGTGATTATGGTATTAAGAACTTGAAACGTATCGTTGCAAAACTTCCAGAGTGGACACGTCAGCCTAACGACCAGTACGAGGACCGCATGGAAATGTGGCGAAGTGTTGTTGGTCAGTATGGACGTTATACGAATCATGTACTGAAGAACATTGGTGGTCGTTACATTAACAATATGCCTGGGCAGAAACCTTATGAAGTTGCACCAGCTAAGAAGGGTAGAGATGCTGTCGACTATATCGGTCGTCAGGTGTTTGAAGCACCACTTTGGCTTTATCCTTCATCTATGACTGATATAGCAGGTACCGATCTTGTCGACGAAATCAGTACTTATCAGGATCGTATTCTGAAGGTGATGATGAACGGAACTATTATGGATAAGATTTATAAGGACCAGCGTGAGGCAGGTGCTTATCAGTTCAAAGACTATCTTAATGATTTGTTCCACAGTGTTTGGAAGCCGCTCACTGGTCTTAATGATATGCAGGTACGCACACGTCGCTTACTCGAGCGTAACTATGTAGACCAACTGAATAGCCTTTTAAATCCTGTTCAGAAAGACAAACCAACCGTTGCTGACCGTGCAAGTAATTCAGATATTATGCTCTATCTCATGCAGCATTTAGATACTGTTGAGCAGTTCTGTAAGGCACAAGCAGCACAAAGTGAAGGCATTAACCTCCTTCATTACAACGATTTGTTACGTCAGATTAAGCTGATTCGTGAGCGTCGTGTGACAGTAAAGTAA
- a CDS encoding peptidylprolyl isomerase, whose translation MKKLIYSFLLALFVANVHAQSLTDTLRHEVLLETDSGNIRIQLYNETPRHRDNFLKLVRSGAYNGVLFHRVVKDFMIQTGDMGSKKAKPGQALGDTPETYSLPAEIDYPKLLHRRGAVAAAREGDDVNPKRESSASQFYIVWGIKFSDGQLDWAQKRLNEHTDSTVQMTPEVRQMYKEVGGSPHLDGQYTVFGQVLDGLDVVERIQRQPVDANDRPLVDVRIRKATILK comes from the coding sequence ATGAAGAAGTTAATATATTCCTTTTTACTGGCTTTATTCGTAGCTAATGTTCATGCACAGTCTTTAACTGACACATTACGCCATGAAGTGTTATTAGAAACAGACAGTGGAAACATTCGTATTCAACTTTACAATGAGACACCACGTCATCGTGATAACTTCTTAAAGTTGGTGCGAAGTGGTGCCTATAATGGGGTGTTGTTCCACCGTGTTGTTAAAGATTTTATGATTCAAACAGGTGATATGGGCTCAAAGAAAGCAAAGCCAGGACAGGCTTTAGGTGACACACCAGAGACCTACTCGCTCCCTGCAGAGATAGATTATCCGAAGCTTTTGCACCGTCGTGGAGCTGTTGCTGCTGCTCGTGAGGGCGATGATGTCAACCCTAAACGAGAGTCATCTGCCTCACAATTCTATATTGTATGGGGTATAAAGTTCTCTGATGGACAGCTTGATTGGGCACAGAAACGCCTTAACGAACATACAGACAGCACGGTGCAGATGACACCTGAGGTACGTCAAATGTACAAAGAAGTGGGTGGTTCGCCTCATTTGGACGGACAGTATACTGTCTTTGGGCAGGTGTTAGATGGATTAGATGTTGTTGAACGTATTCAACGCCAGCCTGTTGACGCCAATGACCGTCCATTAGTTGATGTCCGTATCCGTAAAGCAACCATATTGAAATAG
- a CDS encoding DMT family transporter — MTQTKSIFQRPLWVTIFALTAAIAWGWAYPLIKLGFSEFAITADMTGSKMLFAGIRFCLSGLIVLAIAGSKKRDFKVRKPIDWWYILLFCMMNTTLHYAFFYFGLSHSEGSRAAILNSLSVFSVVIFACIFFKSDRMTVKKIIGCIVGFAGILSLNLGGAESGKFTWLGDGMIILNALCGASASLLTRGLGKRVDVFVGTGYSLAIGGALLIIPGLMMGGELPQITLLGITYLLLLIAISTLGFTLYNKLLTCNPVGKVAIYNSLIPVVGAVTSCLCLDETFYIKYMIAGALAAGGIYIINKS, encoded by the coding sequence ATGACACAAACAAAAAGTATATTTCAACGACCACTGTGGGTGACTATCTTTGCCCTCACAGCTGCCATTGCATGGGGCTGGGCCTATCCTTTGATTAAATTAGGCTTCTCAGAGTTTGCCATCACGGCAGATATGACCGGCTCGAAAATGCTTTTTGCTGGTATTCGTTTCTGTCTTTCGGGACTAATAGTATTGGCGATTGCAGGTTCCAAGAAGCGTGATTTCAAAGTGAGAAAACCTATAGATTGGTGGTATATCCTTCTATTCTGTATGATGAATACCACCTTACATTATGCCTTCTTCTACTTTGGATTATCACATAGTGAAGGTTCACGAGCAGCCATTCTCAACTCGCTTAGCGTCTTTTCTGTCGTCATCTTTGCTTGTATCTTCTTCAAGAGCGACCGCATGACAGTCAAGAAGATTATAGGTTGTATTGTTGGTTTTGCTGGTATTCTATCACTAAACTTGGGTGGAGCTGAGAGTGGAAAGTTCACTTGGTTAGGTGACGGAATGATTATTCTCAATGCTCTTTGTGGTGCATCAGCATCACTGCTTACGCGTGGATTAGGCAAACGTGTAGATGTATTTGTTGGTACAGGCTACAGCTTAGCAATAGGTGGTGCATTATTGATTATCCCTGGACTAATGATGGGTGGTGAACTTCCACAGATTACCCTTTTAGGTATTACCTACCTACTCTTACTCATCGCTATTAGTACATTAGGTTTCACGCTCTATAACAAACTACTCACTTGCAATCCTGTTGGTAAGGTAGCTATCTACAATTCATTGATTCCTGTTGTCGGTGCAGTTACCTCTTGCCTATGCCTTGACGAAACATTCTATATCAAATATATGATAGCTGGTGCATTAGCAGCAGGGGGTATATACATTATTAATAAGAGTTAG
- a CDS encoding SGNH/GDSL hydrolase family protein translates to MRTIKCFIVLLFLFLLSPAVSAQDANGINEHDVEPAKSVEPDVMPVAAKSQTASASVDEMAMEPLPTSTTRVSQVAESRDQVVLLIGDSMADGLGSRFNDYAVKNGFKFHSIVWYGSTTRDWAIAADLQYQIERVRPTYIIISLGTNDLGYKDYSRRETAIQTILSRVGNIPYVWVGPLPWKKIKDRTIVDVIRECTGEGRFFDSSSVIASRADGIHPTRQGAALWVDKIVEWMGEPELNANPIEMEKPDFATRFKHDEKHSMGYHGRR, encoded by the coding sequence GTGAGAACAATAAAGTGTTTTATAGTATTACTATTTCTTTTCCTCTTGTCACCTGCTGTTTCAGCGCAGGATGCTAACGGAATAAACGAACATGATGTCGAACCGGCTAAATCAGTAGAGCCAGATGTAATGCCAGTAGCTGCTAAATCTCAAACAGCTTCAGCCTCGGTAGACGAGATGGCAATGGAACCATTGCCCACATCGACAACCCGAGTGTCGCAGGTAGCAGAAAGTCGTGACCAAGTAGTACTTCTCATTGGTGATTCTATGGCTGATGGTCTTGGCTCTCGATTTAATGATTATGCTGTAAAGAACGGTTTTAAGTTTCATTCAATCGTATGGTATGGTAGCACAACACGCGACTGGGCGATTGCTGCCGACCTTCAATATCAGATTGAAAGAGTGCGCCCTACTTATATAATTATTAGCTTAGGTACCAATGACTTAGGTTATAAGGATTATAGTAGACGTGAAACAGCAATTCAAACGATTCTGAGTCGTGTTGGTAATATTCCATATGTATGGGTTGGTCCTCTCCCTTGGAAGAAGATAAAAGATAGAACAATAGTTGATGTGATACGTGAATGTACGGGTGAAGGTCGATTCTTTGACAGTAGTTCTGTCATTGCTTCTCGAGCGGATGGTATTCATCCAACACGTCAAGGTGCTGCCCTTTGGGTGGATAAGATTGTAGAGTGGATGGGCGAACCAGAGCTGAATGCAAATCCTATAGAGATGGAAAAGCCCGATTTTGCTACTCGTTTCAAACATGACGAGAAGCATAGTATGGGTTATCACGGCCGTCGATAG